The segment TAGGTTTACCACCTTCCATTACAGCAACACAACTATTTGTTGTCCCTAAATCGATTCCAACAACCTTCCCCATGGGTAGATACTTTATTTAATATTCTCCATAATCGGTCATTGACGACATTATTGTTACTCTGAAACGGGGTGTGGTTCCCGAACAGATTACAATTTTCCTGCAAAATTCTTCTTAATAATGATTACAAGTAAAACATCATTTCTTGCTTTGATTGGAAACCCAGTAAGTCATTCTTTGTCTCCAATTATGCAAAATGCAGCTATTCAATATTTAGGCCTTGATTTAATTTATATGGCTATACCTTGTAAAAATGAAGACTTAGAAATAGTTGTTAATTCTATAAAAAAAATGAATTGTAAAGGTTTGAACATTACAATTCCTTTTAAGCAAAAAGTATTTGATATGTGTAGTGAAATATCTCCAGTTGCAAAGAAAGTGAAAGCTATTAATACCCTGAAATTAAACGATAATAAAAATTGGATTGGAACAAATACTGATATTGATGGATTTATCTATCCTTTAAAAAATCTTAATTTAATAAAAAAGAGTTCATTAATTTTAGGTTCTGGAGGAGCAGCTAGATCAGTAATCCAAGGTCTAATAGAATTAAAATTATCAAAAATTACAATCATTTCACGAAAAAGAAATTCTTTAAATGAATTAATTACCAATTTTAAAAATGATATCGAAATAAAAGGTTTGCTTAGTACTAATAACGAAATTAAAAATTTAATTCAAGAAACTGATTTAATAATCAATACAACTCCAGTAGGAATGAGCAATACCACTAATACTGATGAATTACCATTTGGTCAAGGTTTTTGGGATTCCATAAATTCCAAGACGATTGTTTATGACCTGATTTACAATCCTTCTCCCACTCCGTTCTTAAAATTTTGCGATAAAAAAGGATGCATGACTATAGATGGTACTCAAATGCTAATTGCTCAAGGAGCAAAATCATTATCATTCTGGACAAACGGATTAGAAGTACCTTATGAGGTTATGCATGATGCATTAAAAGAATATCTTTAATCAAAAAATTAAATGCTATTTATAAAGAATTTGACCTTGATAATGTATCGTAAGTAATGAACAGACGCTCATTAAGCATATTCTGAGCCAAAGACCTTGTCTGAAAATTATGACTGATCAAATTTATTACGAAACAATGTACATTCTTCGTCCCGATATAGCTGAGGACGAGGTAACTAATCATATAGATAAATATAATAAACTTCTTGAGGAATCAGGGGGTAAAATCCTCGACAGTCAAATGAGAGGTAAAAGAAGATTAGCTTATCAAATAGCAAAACATAGAGAAGGTATTTATGTTCAATTAAGTCATCAAGGTGATGGCCAACACATTTTCAAAATAGAAAAAGCAATGCGTTTAAGTGAAGATGTTATTAGATATTTAACAGTAAAACAAGAAGGACCTTTACCTACGCCAAGATCTTCAAATAAAGGATATAATCAATCAGAGAAAAAAGATATTGAGAGTATTGATTCAACTAATAAATCAGAATTTAAAGAGGAAGCTAATGATAAAAAAACGGCAACTTCTGAATCTACATCATCTCAAGGTAAAGAGTCTCAAAAGTCTTGAACGCTATTTATTCTTTTTTGAATTTAATTCTGC is part of the Prochlorococcus marinus subsp. pastoris str. CCMP1986 genome and harbors:
- a CDS encoding shikimate dehydrogenase, giving the protein MITSKTSFLALIGNPVSHSLSPIMQNAAIQYLGLDLIYMAIPCKNEDLEIVVNSIKKMNCKGLNITIPFKQKVFDMCSEISPVAKKVKAINTLKLNDNKNWIGTNTDIDGFIYPLKNLNLIKKSSLILGSGGAARSVIQGLIELKLSKITIISRKRNSLNELITNFKNDIEIKGLLSTNNEIKNLIQETDLIINTTPVGMSNTTNTDELPFGQGFWDSINSKTIVYDLIYNPSPTPFLKFCDKKGCMTIDGTQMLIAQGAKSLSFWTNGLEVPYEVMHDALKEYL
- the rpsF gene encoding 30S ribosomal protein S6, with product MTDQIYYETMYILRPDIAEDEVTNHIDKYNKLLEESGGKILDSQMRGKRRLAYQIAKHREGIYVQLSHQGDGQHIFKIEKAMRLSEDVIRYLTVKQEGPLPTPRSSNKGYNQSEKKDIESIDSTNKSEFKEEANDKKTATSESTSSQGKESQKS